From SAR324 cluster bacterium, a single genomic window includes:
- the iolB gene encoding 5-deoxy-glucuronate isomerase — protein MSTLLSRHQEPDNTGLVQSITPESAQWKHVGFDVYHLQTGQSLQQDTGNQEVCLVLVTGCADIRSNQEDWKDLGDRMIVFEDKAPHAVYVPHSDTFTVTATTNLELAVCRAPGFGDHEARLIPPESMGRETRGQGTNTRHVCNILPQTEPADSLLVVEVITPNGSWSSYPPHKHDTDNMPSESQLEEIYYHRLQPSQGFAFQRVYTDDRSLDETMVVHDGDVVMVPRGYHPAGAPHGYDLYYLNVMAGPSRVWKFKNDPAHEWIVQQ, from the coding sequence ATGTCAACTTTACTCAGTCGCCATCAAGAACCTGACAACACCGGACTAGTTCAAAGCATCACCCCAGAAAGTGCCCAATGGAAACACGTAGGCTTTGATGTCTATCATCTACAAACAGGTCAATCCTTACAGCAGGACACAGGAAATCAGGAGGTATGCTTGGTACTGGTTACAGGGTGTGCCGATATCAGATCTAACCAGGAAGACTGGAAAGACCTTGGAGACAGGATGATCGTCTTTGAGGACAAGGCCCCTCACGCTGTCTATGTACCTCACTCCGATACTTTCACAGTAACAGCAACCACAAATCTAGAACTCGCAGTGTGTCGTGCTCCAGGATTTGGTGACCATGAAGCACGCTTGATTCCTCCAGAATCTATGGGCCGTGAGACACGTGGACAAGGCACTAACACAAGGCACGTCTGCAACATCCTACCTCAGACAGAACCTGCGGATAGCCTATTGGTTGTTGAGGTGATCACACCCAATGGGTCCTGGTCAAGCTACCCGCCACACAAGCACGACACTGACAACATGCCCAGTGAATCTCAACTGGAAGAAATCTACTACCATCGACTGCAACCATCTCAGGGTTTCGCCTTCCAGAGAGTCTACACAGATGATCGATCGCTGGATGAGACAATGGTCGTTCATGATGGAGATGTCGTGATGGTGCCTCGTGGCTATCATCCAGCTGGGGCACCACACGGTTACGATCTTTATTACCTAAACGTTATGGCTG
- the iolC gene encoding 5-dehydro-2-deoxygluconokinase, whose protein sequence is MDTNRPFDLVCMGRVAVDLYAEQIHSPLENAQSFRKYLGGCAGNIAVGTSRLGLKSAIFSCTGTDAMGKFLRQQLHHEGVDTTLLRDTSEHLTALALLGVSPPERFPLIFYRENCADMQIRPEDADSSFLKKCKALLFTGTGLSSPSMKEATLAAIKTAKEQGCAVVLDIDYRPVLWGLTAAGDGESRFVASEAVTRELQPLIKDLDLIIGTEEEVMIAGGSETLGEALQVICNSSRATVVLKRGEKGCEVYEPSSQQSWTARPFPIKVLNVLGAGDAFASGFLRGWLRGESLETCALWGNANGALTVTRHGCAPSMASFEELQFLIENFDADPNILTNPNLLRLHQRTILGKPRNFPLQVLAFDHRTQFEDSCDQHNQPISKIAEFKKLVFEGFKKVAAKKTSLPLALLVDPQYGADILQDSAYASYSVGAPIEQAGSFPVEWLCGEELHEHLLGRPSEWFVKVLWYFHPALDANEKRRQLTQLKRLGTICQLLDRRLMLELILPTNLSQDGAALAAAIEEIYEAQITPFWWKVMALDDQAEWQKVTNALDRHDTEAGVIVLGKNAPLETFPSWFKTLRSTPHTCGFAIGRSIFWGPWESYINGSLTSEEIPSIIEKNYKTVLRMWEEAAPASR, encoded by the coding sequence ATGGATACCAATCGTCCATTTGATCTTGTTTGTATGGGCCGTGTGGCTGTTGACCTCTATGCTGAACAAATTCATAGCCCTCTGGAAAATGCTCAAAGCTTCCGTAAGTACTTGGGTGGTTGTGCGGGCAACATCGCTGTTGGCACCTCACGTCTGGGATTAAAATCCGCAATTTTTTCCTGCACAGGTACTGACGCAATGGGAAAATTCCTACGCCAGCAACTTCACCATGAAGGGGTAGACACTACCCTATTACGTGACACATCTGAGCATCTGACAGCTCTCGCTCTGTTGGGAGTCAGCCCACCAGAGCGCTTCCCACTCATCTTCTACAGAGAAAACTGCGCAGATATGCAGATCCGACCTGAAGATGCTGATTCTTCCTTCCTAAAAAAATGCAAGGCGCTGCTCTTTACAGGCACTGGGCTTTCCAGTCCATCCATGAAAGAAGCAACTCTAGCTGCCATCAAGACTGCCAAGGAGCAAGGCTGTGCTGTTGTTCTCGACATTGACTATCGACCCGTTCTATGGGGATTGACAGCAGCTGGTGACGGCGAATCACGTTTTGTTGCATCAGAAGCTGTCACGAGAGAATTGCAACCATTGATTAAGGATTTGGATCTGATCATCGGGACTGAAGAAGAAGTAATGATCGCTGGTGGCTCTGAGACCTTGGGAGAAGCCCTTCAAGTAATCTGCAATTCTTCAAGGGCTACCGTGGTGCTGAAGCGGGGAGAAAAGGGCTGTGAAGTCTATGAACCTAGTAGTCAGCAAAGCTGGACAGCCAGGCCATTTCCCATCAAGGTGCTGAATGTTCTTGGAGCCGGAGATGCCTTTGCATCTGGATTTTTACGTGGATGGTTACGAGGAGAATCCCTAGAAACTTGTGCACTTTGGGGCAACGCAAACGGTGCTCTGACTGTCACTCGCCATGGTTGTGCTCCTTCGATGGCTTCTTTTGAAGAATTACAGTTCTTGATTGAAAATTTTGATGCAGATCCGAACATTCTAACCAACCCAAACTTGTTACGTCTTCATCAGCGAACAATCCTCGGGAAACCAAGAAATTTCCCATTGCAGGTGCTTGCTTTTGATCATCGCACCCAATTTGAAGACTCCTGTGATCAGCACAATCAGCCAATCAGCAAAATTGCTGAATTCAAAAAATTGGTGTTCGAGGGATTCAAAAAGGTGGCTGCGAAGAAAACATCACTCCCTCTTGCGCTGTTAGTTGACCCACAATATGGAGCAGATATTTTGCAGGATTCAGCCTACGCATCGTATTCAGTAGGAGCCCCAATTGAGCAAGCAGGCTCTTTTCCTGTCGAGTGGCTGTGTGGCGAAGAGTTGCACGAGCACCTGCTTGGGCGCCCATCTGAATGGTTTGTCAAGGTCCTTTGGTACTTCCATCCTGCTCTTGATGCCAATGAAAAACGGCGACAACTCACCCAGTTGAAGAGACTGGGAACGATCTGTCAATTGCTTGATCGACGCTTGATGCTAGAGCTGATACTGCCTACAAATCTCTCGCAGGATGGAGCAGCGCTAGCAGCTGCGATCGAAGAGATTTATGAAGCCCAGATCACACCTTTTTGGTGGAAGGTGATGGCTCTCGATGATCAAGCGGAGTGGCAGAAAGTCACGAATGCCCTTGATCGACACGACACCGAAGCTGGTGTGATTGTTCTTGGGAAAAATGCTCCACTGGAAACTTTCCCAAGCTGGTTCAAGACCTTGAGATCTACTCCCCACACCTGTGGATTTGCTATAGGGCGTTCCATCTTCTGGGGACCTTGGGAAAGCTACATCAATGGCTCCTTGACCTCTGAGGAGATCCCTTCCATTATCGAAAAGAATTACAAAACTGTTCTCAGGATGTGGGAAGAAGCCGCACCTGCATCACGATGA